One Paraburkholderia phytofirmans OLGA172 genomic window carries:
- the lptC gene encoding LPS export ABC transporter periplasmic protein LptC, which translates to MNQFRWTSLIPLAAMAALAGITWWLLQATLPRPNESVARPKEHTPDYFADNFSVSELDQAGSTQYRLTAKSLIHYEDDELSDLVKPAMRAFQPGKPIVTATGDTGKVNGDASIVDLYDNARILRAAGNGDPQMQADSQHFRVLVNDDVIETEKPVKLQRGMSVMTASGMNYNNVTRVMQLFGNVKGAIAASEGSVSSPKQPG; encoded by the coding sequence ATGAATCAGTTCCGCTGGACCTCGCTGATTCCGCTCGCCGCGATGGCGGCGCTCGCCGGCATTACGTGGTGGCTGCTGCAAGCCACGCTGCCGCGGCCGAATGAAAGCGTGGCGCGCCCCAAGGAGCACACGCCCGACTACTTCGCAGACAATTTCTCGGTTTCCGAACTCGATCAGGCGGGCTCGACGCAATACCGTCTGACCGCCAAGTCCCTGATCCATTACGAGGATGACGAGCTGAGCGACCTGGTCAAGCCGGCCATGCGCGCCTTCCAGCCCGGCAAGCCGATCGTCACGGCGACCGGCGACACCGGCAAAGTGAACGGCGACGCCTCGATCGTCGATCTGTACGACAACGCGCGCATCCTGCGGGCCGCCGGCAACGGCGATCCACAGATGCAAGCGGATTCGCAGCATTTTAGGGTGCTGGTCAACGACGATGTGATCGAGACCGAAAAGCCGGTTAAACTTCAACGCGGCATGTCTGTGATGACTGCCAGCGGCATGAACTACAACAACGTCACCCGGGTGATGCAGCTGTTCGGCAATGTGAAGGGCGCGATTGCCGCGTCCGAAGGCTCCGTCA
- a CDS encoding KdsC family phosphatase, which yields MPVAPLTATERASRVKLMIFDVDGVLTDGGLLFTAEGDTMKAFNSMDGHGMKLLREAGIETAIITGRKSGIVAVRAKEMNIAHVYQGVQDKPQAFADLLEQTGLTAEECGYMGDDWVDLGVMLKVGFAAAPANSHPEVIARAHWVSEARGGHGAAREVCDALLRAQHKYEALLAAACSGEQRGLVG from the coding sequence ATGCCCGTCGCCCCCCTTACCGCCACTGAACGCGCAAGCCGCGTCAAGCTGATGATTTTCGACGTCGACGGCGTGCTGACCGACGGCGGCCTGCTGTTTACGGCGGAAGGCGACACGATGAAAGCGTTCAATTCGATGGACGGCCACGGCATGAAGCTGCTGCGCGAGGCCGGCATCGAAACGGCGATCATCACCGGGCGCAAGTCGGGCATCGTCGCGGTGCGGGCGAAGGAAATGAATATCGCCCACGTCTATCAGGGCGTGCAAGACAAACCCCAGGCGTTCGCCGACCTGCTCGAGCAAACCGGCTTGACGGCGGAAGAATGCGGCTATATGGGCGACGACTGGGTCGACCTCGGCGTGATGCTGAAGGTCGGCTTCGCGGCGGCGCCGGCCAATTCGCACCCTGAAGTGATCGCGCGCGCCCATTGGGTCAGCGAGGCGCGCGGCGGCCACGGCGCGGCGCGCGAAGTCTGCGACGCCCTGCTGCGCGCGCAGCACAAGTATGAGGCGCTGCTTGCGGCCGCCTGTAGCGGCGAACAGCGGGGCCTCGTCGGATGA
- the kdsD gene encoding arabinose 5-phosphate isomerase KdsD — MIAKINGDRALTLARDVLDIEADAVRALRDQLDDGFVGAVDFILGCRGRVVVSGIGKSGHVARKLAATLASTGTPAFFVHPAEASHGDLGMVTADDVFLALSNSGETEELVAILPLIKRIGAKLIAMTGRPSSSLAQLADVHLNSGVSKEACPMNLAPTASTTAALALGDALAVAVLDARGFGPDDFARSHPGGALGRRLLTYVRDVMRTGDQVPKVTPDATVRDALFQLTAKRMGMTAIVDHNDHVTGIFTDGDLRRVLERDGDFRELSIASVMTAGPRTIGPDHLAVEAVELMERHRINQMLVVDEAGKLIGALNMHDLFSKKVI; from the coding sequence ATGATAGCGAAAATCAATGGCGACCGGGCACTCACGCTCGCTCGCGACGTGCTCGACATCGAAGCGGACGCCGTGCGCGCGCTTCGCGATCAACTCGACGATGGTTTCGTCGGGGCGGTCGACTTCATCCTGGGTTGCCGTGGACGCGTCGTCGTTTCCGGCATCGGCAAATCCGGCCACGTGGCCCGCAAGCTCGCGGCCACGCTCGCCAGCACCGGCACACCGGCGTTCTTCGTTCACCCGGCGGAAGCCAGCCATGGCGACCTCGGCATGGTCACGGCAGACGACGTGTTCCTCGCGCTGTCCAATTCCGGGGAAACTGAAGAACTCGTGGCGATCCTGCCGCTCATCAAGCGGATCGGCGCGAAACTGATTGCGATGACGGGGCGTCCGTCGTCGAGTCTCGCACAACTGGCCGACGTGCATCTGAATTCCGGCGTGTCGAAAGAAGCTTGTCCGATGAATCTTGCGCCGACCGCCAGCACCACCGCCGCGCTCGCGCTCGGCGATGCGCTTGCGGTCGCGGTGCTGGACGCGCGCGGTTTTGGCCCGGACGACTTCGCCCGCTCGCATCCGGGCGGCGCGCTCGGCCGGCGCCTGCTCACTTATGTCCGCGACGTGATGCGCACCGGCGACCAGGTGCCGAAGGTGACGCCCGACGCGACCGTGCGCGACGCGCTGTTCCAGTTGACCGCCAAGCGCATGGGCATGACGGCGATCGTCGATCACAACGATCACGTAACCGGCATCTTCACCGACGGCGACCTGCGCCGCGTGCTCGAACGCGATGGCGATTTCCGCGAACTGTCGATTGCCTCGGTGATGACCGCCGGCCCGCGCACCATTGGTCCGGATCACCTTGCGGTCGAAGCCGTGGAACTGATGGAGCGCCACCGCATCAATCAAATGCTGGTCGTCGACGAGGCAGGCAAGCTGATCGGCGCACTCAACATGCACGACCTGTTCTCGAAGAAGGTGATCTGA
- a CDS encoding monovalent cation:proton antiporter family protein, with protein sequence MISPLEMTLFLLLASVAGVVVFRFLNLPPMLGYLTVGIVVGPHAFGLIPDSAGAQNLAEFGVVFLMFSIGLEFSLSKLRSMRRLVFGLGLLQVIGTIAVAVTLGFVLERWVHITWQASVALGGALAMSSTAIVSKMLAERLEIETEHGRNIFGVLLFQDLAVVPLLIVIAALGGDSNNLVSALGVAAIKIVVALALLLIVGQRFMTRWFNVVARRRSQELFILNLLLVTLGAAFITDKFGLSLALGAFIAGMLIAETPYRHQVEEDIKPFRDVLLGLFFVTTGMLLNPRVIWEHPFIVLGFLVGPILLKAVMVTGLSRLFGASPGVAMRTGIGLAQAGEFGFVLLNLILDKHLVDATLLQAILAAMLLSMLAAPFLIQNADRIVLRLSSTEWMMQSLQMTRIATQSLKQSGHVIICGYGRAGQNLARMLEHEGLSYVALDLDPDRVQAAAAAGESVVFGDAGRRESLLAAGIHRAAAIAITYANTPSALRVLHNIHELEPTLPVIVRTVDDADLEKLLAAGATEVIPEIVEGSLMLASHTLVLMGVPMRRVVRRVEEMRDERYALLRGYFHGADDVEDDDGHEQVRLQSVPVDENSDAVGRTLAELGLFDLGVEVTAIRRHGIRGVEPDPSTKLRASDIVVLRGLPEQLAEAEERLSKHRRAGAAAA encoded by the coding sequence ATGATTTCCCCGCTCGAAATGACGCTATTCCTGCTGCTGGCATCAGTGGCCGGAGTGGTGGTCTTTCGCTTTCTGAATCTGCCACCGATGCTGGGCTATCTGACGGTCGGCATCGTCGTCGGGCCGCACGCGTTCGGTCTGATTCCCGATTCGGCGGGTGCGCAGAATCTCGCGGAATTCGGCGTCGTGTTTCTGATGTTTTCGATCGGGCTGGAGTTTTCGCTTTCCAAACTGCGCTCAATGCGCCGGCTCGTGTTCGGTCTCGGCCTGCTGCAGGTGATCGGGACGATTGCCGTCGCGGTCACGCTCGGTTTCGTGCTGGAGCGCTGGGTGCATATCACCTGGCAAGCGAGCGTGGCGCTGGGCGGTGCGCTGGCGATGTCGTCGACGGCAATCGTCAGCAAGATGCTGGCGGAGCGGCTCGAGATCGAAACCGAGCATGGCCGCAATATCTTCGGCGTGCTGCTGTTCCAGGATCTGGCGGTGGTGCCGCTCTTGATCGTCATTGCGGCGCTGGGCGGCGATTCGAACAATCTCGTCAGCGCGCTCGGGGTGGCGGCCATCAAGATCGTCGTGGCGTTGGCCCTATTATTGATAGTGGGTCAGCGGTTCATGACGCGCTGGTTCAACGTGGTGGCGCGGCGCCGTTCGCAGGAGCTGTTTATCCTTAATCTGCTGCTGGTGACGCTCGGCGCGGCGTTCATCACGGACAAGTTCGGCCTGTCGCTCGCGCTCGGCGCGTTCATCGCCGGCATGTTGATCGCCGAAACGCCTTACCGGCATCAGGTGGAAGAGGACATCAAGCCGTTTCGCGACGTACTGCTGGGCCTCTTCTTCGTCACGACCGGCATGCTGCTGAACCCGCGTGTGATCTGGGAGCACCCGTTCATCGTGCTCGGCTTCCTGGTTGGCCCGATTCTGCTGAAGGCGGTGATGGTGACCGGGCTCTCGCGGCTGTTCGGTGCGTCGCCGGGCGTCGCGATGCGCACCGGTATCGGCCTCGCGCAAGCCGGCGAGTTCGGCTTCGTGCTGCTGAACCTGATTCTCGACAAGCATCTCGTCGACGCCACCCTGTTGCAGGCGATTCTCGCGGCGATGCTGCTCTCGATGCTGGCCGCGCCGTTCCTGATCCAGAACGCGGATCGAATCGTGCTGCGGCTGTCATCGACTGAATGGATGATGCAGTCCTTGCAGATGACGCGCATTGCGACGCAGAGCCTGAAGCAAAGCGGCCACGTGATCATTTGCGGTTATGGGCGGGCTGGGCAGAATCTGGCGCGCATGCTGGAGCACGAAGGTTTGTCGTACGTCGCTTTGGATCTGGACCCCGATCGCGTGCAGGCCGCGGCGGCGGCGGGTGAGTCCGTGGTGTTCGGCGATGCGGGGCGGCGTGAATCGCTGCTGGCCGCCGGTATCCATCGCGCCGCGGCGATTGCGATTACCTATGCGAACACGCCGTCGGCATTGCGCGTGCTCCACAATATTCACGAACTGGAACCCACGCTGCCGGTGATCGTTCGCACCGTCGACGACGCCGATCTGGAAAAGCTGCTGGCCGCCGGCGCGACCGAGGTGATTCCTGAAATCGTCGAAGGCAGCCTGATGCTGGCTTCGCATACGCTGGTGCTGATGGGCGTGCCGATGCGGCGCGTGGTGCGGCGAGTCGAGGAAATGCGTGACGAGCGCTATGCGCTGCTGCGCGGCTATTTCCACGGCGCGGACGACGTTGAAGACGACGACGGCCACGAACAGGTGCGGCTACAATCGGTGCCGGTCGACGAAAACTCGGACGCGGTGGGCCGAACGCTGGCGGAACTGGGCCTGTTCGATCTGGGCGTCGAAGTGACGGCAATTCGCCGGCACGGCATTCGCGGCGTCGAGCCGGATCCGTCCACCAAGCTGCGCGCGAGCGACATCGTGGTGTTGCGCGGTCTGCCCGAACAATTGGCCGAAGCCGAAGAGCGGCTCTCGAAGCATCGCCGCGCGGGCGCCGCCGCGGCCTAG
- a CDS encoding adenine phosphoribosyltransferase, which produces MSNALASAPLDAANYIKSHIRTVPDWPQPGVQFRDITPLLQEPKSLRVLIDLFVQRYIDAKLDYVAGLDARGFIIGPILAYELNLGFIPIRKQGKLPYKRVAQSYELEYGTATVEIHEDACKPGDRVVIIDDLIATGGTMMAGKILLERLGAVVVEGAAIIDLPELGGSALLREAGLPLYTVTEFGGH; this is translated from the coding sequence ATGTCCAACGCGCTTGCGAGCGCGCCGCTCGATGCGGCCAATTACATCAAAAGCCACATCCGCACGGTGCCTGACTGGCCGCAGCCGGGCGTGCAGTTTCGCGACATCACGCCGCTCCTGCAGGAGCCGAAGTCGCTGCGCGTGCTGATCGACCTGTTCGTCCAGCGCTATATCGACGCGAAGCTCGACTACGTCGCCGGGCTGGACGCGCGCGGTTTCATCATCGGGCCGATTCTGGCTTACGAACTGAACCTCGGCTTCATCCCGATCCGCAAGCAGGGCAAGCTGCCGTACAAGCGGGTCGCGCAATCCTATGAGCTCGAATACGGCACCGCGACCGTCGAGATTCACGAGGACGCCTGCAAGCCAGGCGACCGTGTCGTGATCATCGACGATCTGATCGCCACCGGCGGCACGATGATGGCCGGCAAGATTCTGCTCGAGCGGCTCGGCGCGGTGGTGGTCGAAGGTGCCGCGATTATCGATCTGCCTGAACTCGGCGGTTCGGCCCTGCTGCGTGAAGCGGGCCTGCCGCTCTATACGGTGACTGAATTCGGCGGCCATTGA
- a CDS encoding LysE family translocator, producing MPNFLLFLATSIAITMAPGPDNLQVLARGISQGRAAGLVAALGFAAGITFHTTLAALGVAALLRSSPVAFEVIKLAGAAYLIWIGIKALRSQGLATAHERAPQPLMAVFRQSVLGNLMNPKVTLFFVVFLPQFVQPHGTQSVTVQMLELGVLFMLQTVVVFSLFGVCAGMIGGWLKRRPRVGVWLDRLAGATFIAIGIRVALRD from the coding sequence ATGCCCAACTTCCTGCTGTTCCTCGCGACCTCCATCGCCATCACGATGGCACCCGGTCCCGACAATCTGCAAGTGCTGGCGCGCGGCATCTCGCAGGGCCGTGCGGCGGGCCTCGTCGCCGCGCTCGGCTTTGCGGCCGGCATCACCTTCCACACCACCCTGGCCGCGCTTGGGGTGGCTGCGTTGCTGCGTTCGTCGCCGGTTGCGTTTGAAGTGATCAAGCTGGCCGGCGCCGCGTATCTGATCTGGATCGGCATCAAGGCGCTGCGCAGCCAGGGCCTCGCCACCGCGCACGAGCGCGCGCCGCAACCGTTGATGGCGGTGTTTCGTCAGAGCGTGCTTGGCAATCTGATGAATCCGAAAGTGACGCTGTTCTTCGTCGTGTTCCTGCCGCAATTCGTGCAGCCGCATGGCACACAAAGCGTCACGGTGCAGATGCTCGAACTCGGCGTGTTGTTCATGTTGCAGACCGTGGTGGTGTTTTCGCTGTTTGGCGTGTGCGCGGGAATGATCGGCGGTTGGCTGAAGCGGCGGCCGCGCGTGGGCGTGTGGCTCGACCGGCTCGCCGGCGCGACGTTCATCGCGATTGGGATTCGCGTCGCCTTGCGTGATTGA
- a CDS encoding NUDIX hydrolase produces the protein MTLPCITAARRFDVHAHLPFWIDAEQVGWIRSTDVPLLARWPDVFEIDGVEHMRVTLAPVFNTVDLRSAALGSVIGALAAEGRIPGWRNETYAIRNAFDAPPLAYIERAASRFFGTMTYAVHLNGVVEYADGAPRMAAPQLWIARRSDTKATDPGMLDNVVAGGIGWGFGIEATIIKECWEEAGIPEEIAARATAGRIAHVLQSLPEGTQAEQIFIYDLALPADFAPRNQDGEVGEHRLARIDEVARWIEEGAMTVDASLATLDCLLRRRWIDEDACAGIEALFAPPALV, from the coding sequence ATGACTTTGCCTTGCATCACCGCCGCGCGCCGCTTCGATGTTCACGCGCATCTGCCGTTCTGGATCGACGCCGAACAGGTCGGCTGGATTCGCTCGACCGATGTGCCCTTGCTCGCGCGCTGGCCCGATGTGTTCGAAATCGACGGTGTTGAACACATGCGAGTGACGCTCGCACCTGTGTTCAACACGGTCGATCTGCGCAGTGCGGCGCTCGGTTCCGTGATCGGTGCGCTTGCCGCCGAGGGCCGCATTCCCGGCTGGCGCAACGAGACTTACGCGATCCGCAACGCGTTCGATGCGCCGCCGCTCGCGTACATCGAACGCGCGGCGTCGCGCTTCTTCGGCACGATGACCTACGCGGTGCATCTGAACGGCGTCGTAGAATACGCGGATGGCGCCCCGCGGATGGCCGCCCCGCAACTATGGATCGCGCGCCGCAGCGACACCAAGGCGACCGACCCGGGCATGCTCGACAATGTCGTGGCAGGCGGGATCGGTTGGGGCTTCGGCATCGAGGCGACAATCATCAAGGAGTGCTGGGAAGAAGCCGGCATTCCTGAGGAGATCGCCGCGCGCGCCACGGCCGGCCGCATTGCGCATGTGCTGCAATCGTTGCCGGAAGGCACGCAGGCCGAACAGATTTTTATCTACGATCTCGCGCTGCCGGCCGATTTCGCGCCGCGCAACCAGGACGGCGAAGTGGGCGAACACCGGCTCGCGCGCATCGACGAAGTGGCGCGCTGGATCGAAGAAGGCGCGATGACCGTGGATGCGAGTCTCGCCACGCTGGATTGCCTGCTGCGCCGCCGCTGGATCGACGAAGACGCGTGCGCGGGCATCGAGGCATTGTTCGCGCCGCCGGCGCTTGTATAG
- the purU gene encoding formyltetrahydrofolate deformylase: protein MSTDHSFILKLSCADRPGIVHAVSGFLFERGSNILDSAQFGDSRTGEFFMRVHFQQVGGDPGLNLLRTSFATLAEQFSMRWELHDASVKPRVVIMVSKIGHCLNDLLFRYRTGQLGIEIPAIISNHKEFYQLAASYDIPFHHFPLMGGTPDAKAAQEARVLEVIDEHQADLVVLARYMQILSPQLCESLAGRAINIHHSFLPSFKGAKPYYQAFDRGVKLIGATAHYVTTDLDEGPIIEQDVERVDHSMTPEQLTAIGRDVECVTLARAVKWHVEHRVVLNGSKTVVFR, encoded by the coding sequence ATGTCGACCGATCACAGCTTTATCCTCAAACTGTCGTGCGCCGACCGGCCCGGCATCGTCCACGCGGTTTCGGGCTTTCTGTTCGAGCGTGGCAGCAATATTCTCGACTCCGCACAGTTCGGCGACAGCCGCACCGGCGAGTTCTTCATGCGCGTGCATTTCCAGCAGGTGGGCGGCGATCCGGGCCTGAACCTGTTGCGTACGTCGTTCGCGACGCTTGCTGAGCAGTTCAGCATGCGCTGGGAACTGCACGATGCGTCGGTGAAGCCGCGCGTCGTCATCATGGTGTCGAAGATCGGCCATTGCCTGAACGACCTGCTGTTCCGCTATCGCACCGGTCAATTGGGGATCGAGATTCCGGCGATCATCTCGAACCACAAGGAGTTCTATCAGCTCGCGGCCAGCTACGACATTCCGTTCCATCACTTCCCGCTGATGGGCGGCACGCCCGACGCGAAGGCCGCGCAGGAAGCGCGCGTGCTCGAAGTGATCGACGAGCATCAAGCCGACCTGGTGGTGCTCGCGCGCTACATGCAGATTCTGTCGCCGCAGCTGTGCGAATCCCTTGCCGGCCGCGCGATCAATATTCACCATTCGTTCCTGCCGAGCTTCAAGGGTGCGAAGCCGTATTACCAGGCGTTCGACCGCGGCGTGAAGCTGATCGGCGCAACCGCGCACTACGTAACGACGGATCTCGACGAAGGTCCGATCATCGAGCAGGACGTCGAGCGGGTCGACCACAGCATGACGCCGGAGCAACTGACGGCGATCGGCCGTGACGTCGAATGCGTGACGCTCGCGCGTGCGGTGAAGTGGCACGTCGAGCATCGCGTTGTGTTGAACGGCAGCAAAACGGTGGTGTTTCGTTAA